In Nicotiana tabacum cultivar K326 chromosome 19, ASM71507v2, whole genome shotgun sequence, one DNA window encodes the following:
- the LOC107819106 gene encoding pectinesterase 31-like, which yields MSSRVSVTVSQDGTGDYCTVQEAIDAVPLSNKCRTVIRITPGIYKQPIYVPKTKNFITLAGFNPEDTVLTWDNTATKIDHHQAARLIGTGTFGCGSTIVEGEDFIAENITFENSAPQGSGQAVAIRVTADRCAFYNCRFLGWQDTLYLHYGKQYLKDCYIEGSVDFIFGNSTALLEHCHIHCKSAGFVTAQSRKSSQETTGYVFLRCVITGNGGSSYAHLGRPWGPFGRVVYAYCHMDHCIKHDGWNNWGKTENERTACFYEYRCFGPGSCPSKRVTWARELMDDEAEQFLMHGFIDPDQQRPWLCQRMALRIPYSA from the exons ATGTCATCGAGGGTCTCCGTTACAGTATCTCAGGACGGAACCGGCGATTACTGCACAGTGCAAGAAGCAATAGACGCCGTACCGTTAAGCAACAAGTGTCGCACTGTGATTCGCATAACTCCTGGTATTTACAAGCAGCCAATTTACGTTCCCAAAACGAAGAATTTCATCACGCTTGCTGGGTTCAATCCCGAAGACACTGTCCTCACTTGGGATAATACCGCCACTAAAATTGATCATCATCAG GCTGCAAGGCTAATTGGTACCGGGACATTTGGGTGTGGAAGTACAATAGTGGAAGGAGAGGATTTTATTGCTGAGAACATCACCTTTGAAAACTCTGCTCCTCAG GGATCAGGACAGGCAGTGGCAATCAGAGTTACAGCGGATCGTTGTGCCTTTTATAATTGCAGATTTCTTGGTTGGCAG GATACATTGTATTTGCATTACGGGAAGCAATATTTGAAAGATTGCTATATTGAAGGAAGCGTagattttatttttggtaatAGCACTGCTCTTTTAGAGCATTGTCACATACACTGCAAATCGGCCGGATTCGTTACTGCACAAAGCAGGAAATCTTCTCAAGAGACGACTGGCTATGTGTTTCTGAG ATGTGTGATCACCGGTAATGGAGGCTCTTCATATGCACATCTTGGACGCCCATGGGGGCCTTTCGGGAGGGTGGTTTATGCCTATTGTCATATGGATCACTGTATTAAACATGACGGTTGGAATAACTGGGGCAAGACAGAAAATGAGAGAACTGCTTGCTTCTATGAGTACCG GTGTTTTGGACCGGGTAGTTGCCCGTCAAAACGTGTGACTTGGGCCAGAGAACTAATGGATGATGAAGCAGAGCAATTTCTCATGCATGGTTTCATCGATCCAGATCAACAAAGGCCTTGGCTTTGTCAGAGGATGGCATTGCGCATACCATATTCCGCGTGA